The Magnetospirillum sp. XM-1 genomic interval GGCGGCGACGGGGGCGTTGGGATCGGGGGCGGCGATGAACAGGTTGGACAGCGCCACGTCCAGCGCGCCCGACAGTTTGCCCTGGTCGGCGCTCACCCCCAGCGTGCCGTCGAAATGCCCCGACTGCAGGTTGACGCCCAGCGCCTCGCCCAGATAGGGCGACAGCGGCGGCAGCTCGAACGAGGCGATCTTGCCGTCCACCCGGCCCGACACCTTGTCGGCGAAGGGGCGGACCGTGCCCGAGGCCGCCACCGTGCCGCGTCCCACCCCGGCCTTGATCTCGAAGGGGGAATCGCGCTCGGGCGCCTCGCTGTCCAGATTGCTGACCGTCAGCTCCAGCGGCGTGACGTCGATGCGCACCGTCTCGGCCATGGTGCGGTCGCGCAGGTTGACCCGGCTGTCGCCGGCCACCACCAGGCGGCCGATGCGGATGCCGGGCGTGTCTTCGTCCTTGGCGGGCTCCTTGGCCTTGGTCTTTGTCTTGTCCTCGGAGATGAAGCCGGTGAAGCCGTCCGGCGTGCGGTTGACGCGGGCCAGCATGCCGTCGATGCGCACTTCGTCCAGGCCCAAATCGCCGTCGCCGTCGCGTTGCGCCTTGTCCAGGCGCAGGCGCTTGGTCTCGAAGCGCCAGTTGTAGCCGCCCTGGCCCTCCTTGCGCAGCGCGTTGATCCCATCGGCCCCCAGATGGGTGACGGCAACGCCGCCGTCCTTGGCCATGCGCAGGCCCTCGGCCTCGATCCGGTCCACGGTGGCGAGATCGACCTTGCGGGCAGAATCCTGCACCGACAAACCCTCGATGCGGGCCTTGGGCAGCTCGCCCGACACCGTCTGGCCGAACTCCACCTTGCCTTGCGCCTCGGCGGATTTCAGCGCGGTGCGGATCTCGCCCACCCCCAGCTTCAGCGGTCCCAGGGCCAGCCGGCCCTCGGCCTTGCCCGCCAGATCGGCGGTGTCCAGGTCGAAGCGGCCCGCCCAGTCCAGGGAGTCGGGGGCGGAATCGTGGCCGCCGGCCTTGATGCGGGCGCCGGCGAGTTTAAGGCCGCCCTGCCAGCCCAGCCGGCGTCCATCCCAGTCGAAGCGGGTGGCGTCGAGCCCCAGTTGGCCGGCGGCGCCGTCGCCGCCCTCGCCCTTGCCGGCCAGGGCGGCGCCGGCGACGCGGCCTTCCACTCCCAGCTTGCCGCCTTGCCAGGACAGGGATTTCAGCTCGATGTCCAGCTTGGCGGCGGAGCCCTGGCCGCCCGGTGCGGCGACCTCCAGGGCCTCGGCCCGCAAGCTTCCGGCCAGCCCCGCCTTGTCTGCGTCCCAGGTCACGCCGTCCAGCGCCAGCTCGAGTCGTCCGGCGCTTGCCTTGACGCCATGGATGCCGACGGCCGGGGAAACCGCCGCGAGGCGGGCGTCCAGCTCCACCTTGCCACCGTCCAGGATCAGGCGGCCCAAATCCAGGTCCAGCCGTTCGGCCTTGATGGCGGCCGGCGCGGCGAGCGCCGCGGATTCCACGGCGATGCGGCCGCTGGTCTTGAGCCGGATTCCATCGGCCTTCAGGCCGCCTTCGGCGACCAGCGAGGTTTCAAGGGTTCCGGCCAGCCCGTCCGCCCCGGAACGGGCGGCCAGGGCGGCGAAATCGGCCAGGGCAAGGCCTTGGGCGTGGGCGGTGACGGCGAAGGACGGCTCGGCGGCGAAGGGGTGGACGGTTCCCGCCAGCGACAGGGCGGCGCCGTTCAGGCTGCCCTTCAGGGTGAAGGAGACGGCGCGGCCCGGTTCCAGGCTGTTGAGATTCTCCACCAGCAGCCGTTCGACGGCGATGTCGGCGGTGAAGTCGCCATCGGTGATCTTGAGGCGGGAATTGGTCAGCTCCAGCCCGGCCACGTCGATGCCCCAGGGCGGCGAGGTCTCCTTGGCCGAAGGCGGCGCGGCCGCCACCGCCAGCGGCAGGCCGTTCAGGACGAAGCCGCTTTCTTCCCGCTTCAGCTCGATGTCGATGCCCTCGACCGCCACCCGGTCCAGCACCAGCCGGCGGTCCAGCAAGGGCCGCCAGCGGAACTTCAGGTCGAAGTCGCCGATGCCCAGCGCGCGGCCCAAAGCGGGCTGCGCCACCACCTTGCGCACCGTGAGCTGGCCGCCGAACAGCGAGATGTCGGTGTCGTCGATGGTGACCTCGACCATGCCGAGACCCCGCAGGGCCTTGGCCACGCCCCAGCGGAACCCCGCCTCGGGAACCCAGTCCCAGGCGATGGTCAGGATCAGGACGGCCAGCCCCGTGGCCGCCGCCACCACGTGGCGCCGCTGGATTTCGTGTCCGCCGAGCTTTCTGCCGATCAGTTTCATGGCTTCCATGATCGGTCGGCGGTGGGAAAAGGCAAGGGGGCAATCCACCAAGCCCCTCGTCAAGCGTCCGGTTTTTTGCCATGGTGCGGGCCATGACCGATTCGACCTTCTCCGCGAGTGATCTGGCCTGCGTGCGCGGCGGGCGCGTGGTGTTCGCCGGCCTGGGCTTTTCCCTTGCCGCCGGCGGCGGACTGG includes:
- a CDS encoding DUF748 domain-containing protein; the protein is MKLIGRKLGGHEIQRRHVVAAATGLAVLILTIAWDWVPEAGFRWGVAKALRGLGMVEVTIDDTDISLFGGQLTVRKVVAQPALGRALGIGDFDLKFRWRPLLDRRLVLDRVAVEGIDIELKREESGFVLNGLPLAVAAAPPSAKETSPPWGIDVAGLELTNSRLKITDGDFTADIAVERLLVENLNSLEPGRAVSFTLKGSLNGAALSLAGTVHPFAAEPSFAVTAHAQGLALADFAALAARSGADGLAGTLETSLVAEGGLKADGIRLKTSGRIAVESAALAAPAAIKAERLDLDLGRLILDGGKVELDARLAAVSPAVGIHGVKASAGRLELALDGVTWDADKAGLAGSLRAEALEVAAPGGQGSAAKLDIELKSLSWQGGKLGVEGRVAGAALAGKGEGGDGAAGQLGLDATRFDWDGRRLGWQGGLKLAGARIKAGGHDSAPDSLDWAGRFDLDTADLAGKAEGRLALGPLKLGVGEIRTALKSAEAQGKVEFGQTVSGELPKARIEGLSVQDSARKVDLATVDRIEAEGLRMAKDGGVAVTHLGADGINALRKEGQGGYNWRFETKRLRLDKAQRDGDGDLGLDEVRIDGMLARVNRTPDGFTGFISEDKTKTKAKEPAKDEDTPGIRIGRLVVAGDSRVNLRDRTMAETVRIDVTPLELTVSNLDSEAPERDSPFEIKAGVGRGTVAASGTVRPFADKVSGRVDGKIASFELPPLSPYLGEALGVNLQSGHFDGTLGVSADQGKLSGALDVALSNLFIAAPDPNAPVAAKAGMPIETVLDLLRDGEDRIRLSLPIRGDTSNPDLDVSDAVAQAVAGALKSTVLTTLKLAFPVAALIELAMDADDKSHLALAPLAFAPGIDALSSEHEKTLAVVAELLKGRPGLKLTLCGKADDSDWPVVAARRRSAERPLLSKLEQLVGFERSAESFGPPDRNMLAALAQRRTDAVRNNLVDKGGVETGRLFGCRPMVETADKGPRVELLL